A stretch of Oncorhynchus gorbuscha isolate QuinsamMale2020 ecotype Even-year linkage group LG24, OgorEven_v1.0, whole genome shotgun sequence DNA encodes these proteins:
- the LOC124012421 gene encoding uncharacterized protein LOC124012421 isoform X6, with the protein MANCMIFHTQIASIMEVLANAAVAEICKLVDDDYKVFRLEMSQSQKENKGLRRKLQLLELKVVRERAERTIRERVPASRPSSVKILDRYRGMARVEEHLTVGHNSFVKPAGHNAWRDDQPIAIDEGTGTSTQHVIVIESAEAAGPGGSSLVKQERTEGDDPQHSRDIQTEAAAGVAPPVATDDLATTPRPRTRRSITEVDGWRLTEETGWPSWIPKPRPVQPRAHGTTSMSRPGPEIN; encoded by the exons atggctaactgtatgatttttcacactcaaatagcctccatcatggaggttctagcgaatgcagccgtggcggagatctgtaaactcgtagacgacgactataaagtgtttcgtttggaaatgtctcaaagccagaaagaaaacaaGGGGTTGCGGAGGAAACTACAACTATTGGAACTGAAGGTGGTACGGGAGCGCGCAGAGAGGACAATACGAGAGCGCGTCCCCGCCAGCCGTCCCAGTAGTGTCAAGATCCTCGACCGATACAGAGGAATGGCAAGAG TTGAAGAACATCTCACTGTAGGCCACAACAGCTTTGTGAAGCCAGCGGGACACAATGCGTGGAGAGATGACCAACCCATAGCTATAGATGAGGGGACTGGAACCTCAACCCAACATGTTATTGTGATAGAg TCTGCAGAGGCTGCAGGTCCTGGAGGATCGTCTCTGGTCAAGCAGGAGAGGACTGAAGGAGACGACCCACAACacagcagagacatccagactGAAGCAGCGGCTGGAGTGGCACCCCCTGTAGCTACGGACGACCTTGCCACCACGCCTCGGCCCAGGACCCGACGTAGCATTACGGAG GTGGATGGCTGGAGGCTaacagaggagactgggtggccATCTTGGATTCCCAAACCCAGACCGGTGCAGCCAAGGGCCCATGGGACAACATCAATGAGCAGGCCTGGACCAGAGATAAATTAG
- the LOC124012421 gene encoding zinc finger protein 354A-like isoform X1 yields the protein MANCMIFHTQIASIMEVLANAAVAEICKLVDDDYKVFRLEMSQSQKENKGLRRKLQLLELKVVRERAERTIRERVPASRPSSVKILDRYRGMARVEEHLTVGHNSFVKPAGHNAWRDDQPIAIDEGTGTSTQHVIVIESAEAAGPGGSSLVKQERTEGDDPQHSRDIQTEAAAGVAPPVATDDLATTPRPRTRRSITEVSGTPKAVLKSETDTETLTVSRRLLHTGSDPERLGCPPAPGSEYFLYGSPRTVHTHQNSVATLETVNYPSCSYTTEMDPGKMTLGLETQTDLSRGDWNQYSSRLYSEGCLDKKEEVIAVDEVTVKVEGDVPRIWNETHLGEGHSQGRDFLDYRESLETNPDVTTHSPLHTLRDHEPVSTSMGPSDQVLNSKVQKAQAQGGGPTSGGSKVKRFLCMFCNKGFSCLQKVEIHQRVHTGEKPFSCTQCHMRFAEAGNLKRHQRVHTGEKPYSCPQCHMRFAQSGNLKMHLKVHTGERPFACTHCRKRFSERSYLRIHQQKNHHSTIT from the exons atggctaactgtatgatttttcacactcaaatagcctccatcatggaggttctagcgaatgcagccgtggcggagatctgtaaactcgtagacgacgactataaagtgtttcgtttggaaatgtctcaaagccagaaagaaaacaaGGGGTTGCGGAGGAAACTACAACTATTGGAACTGAAGGTGGTACGGGAGCGCGCAGAGAGGACAATACGAGAGCGCGTCCCCGCCAGCCGTCCCAGTAGTGTCAAGATCCTCGACCGATACAGAGGAATGGCAAGAG TTGAAGAACATCTCACTGTAGGCCACAACAGCTTTGTGAAGCCAGCGGGACACAATGCGTGGAGAGATGACCAACCCATAGCTATAGATGAGGGGACTGGAACCTCAACCCAACATGTTATTGTGATAGAg TCTGCAGAGGCTGCAGGTCCTGGAGGATCGTCTCTGGTCAAGCAGGAGAGGACTGAAGGAGACGACCCACAACacagcagagacatccagactGAAGCAGCGGCTGGAGTGGCACCCCCTGTAGCTACGGACGACCTTGCCACCACGCCTCGGCCCAGGACCCGACGTAGCATTACGGAGGTCAGTGGAACACCGAAGGCTGTCctcaagtcagagacagacaccgaGACTTTAACTGTATCACGAAGGCTCTTACACACAGgatcagacccagagagactggGCTGTCCTCCTGCTCCCGGCTCAGAGTATTTTCTTTATGGTAGCCCGAGGACGGTTCATACCCATCAGAACTCAGTTGCAACGTTAGAGACTGTCAATTATCCGTCTTGTTCTTACACTACAGAGATGGACCCTGGCAAAATGACCTTGGgtttagagacacagactgatctgtctagaggggacTGGAACCAGTACAGTAGTAGGCTATACTCTGAAGGGTGCCTAGATAAGAAAGAGGAGGTTATTGCCGTAGATGAGGTGACTGTGAAAGTGGAGGGCGATGTTCCTCGGATATGGAATGAGACTCACTTAGGAGAAGGACATTCACAAGGCAGAGATTTCTTAGATTACAGGGAAAGCTTAGAGACAAATCCAGATGTCACAACCCACTCCCCTTTACACACACTCAGGGATCACGAACCAGTGTCCACGTCTATGGGGCCTTCTGATCAGGTATTGAACTCAAAGGTACAAAAGGCCCAGGCTCAGGGAGGGGGACCAACATCAGGTGGTAGTAAAGTGAAACGcttcctctgcatgttctgtaacaaaggcttcagctgCCTACAGAAGGTTgagatccaccagagggtccacacaggggagaaacccttcagctgtacccagtgtcacatgcgATTCGCTGAGGCTGGCAACTTGAAGCGGCatcagagggtccacacaggggagaaaccctacagctgcCCCCAGTGTCACATGCGTTTCGCTCAGTCTGGAAACCTGAAGatgcacctgaaggtccacacgGGAGAGAGGCCATTCGCCTGTACACACTGCAGGAAGAGGTTCTCAGAAAGGAGctacctcaggatacaccagcagaaaaatCATCATTCCACTATAACATAG
- the LOC124012421 gene encoding zinc finger protein 583-like isoform X2: MARVEEHLTVGHNSFVKPAGHNAWRDDQPIAIDEGTGTSTQHVIVIESAEAAGPGGSSLVKQERTEGDDPQHSRDIQTEAAAGVAPPVATDDLATTPRPRTRRSITEVSGTPKAVLKSETDTETLTVSRRLLHTGSDPERLGCPPAPGSEYFLYGSPRTVHTHQNSVATLETVNYPSCSYTTEMDPGKMTLGLETQTDLSRGDWNQYSSRLYSEGCLDKKEEVIAVDEVTVKVEGDVPRIWNETHLGEGHSQGRDFLDYRESLETNPDVTTHSPLHTLRDHEPVSTSMGPSDQVLNSKVQKAQAQGGGPTSGGSKVKRFLCMFCNKGFSCLQKVEIHQRVHTGEKPFSCTQCHMRFAEAGNLKRHQRVHTGEKPYSCPQCHMRFAQSGNLKMHLKVHTGERPFACTHCRKRFSERSYLRIHQQKNHHSTIT; encoded by the exons ATGGCAAGAG TTGAAGAACATCTCACTGTAGGCCACAACAGCTTTGTGAAGCCAGCGGGACACAATGCGTGGAGAGATGACCAACCCATAGCTATAGATGAGGGGACTGGAACCTCAACCCAACATGTTATTGTGATAGAg TCTGCAGAGGCTGCAGGTCCTGGAGGATCGTCTCTGGTCAAGCAGGAGAGGACTGAAGGAGACGACCCACAACacagcagagacatccagactGAAGCAGCGGCTGGAGTGGCACCCCCTGTAGCTACGGACGACCTTGCCACCACGCCTCGGCCCAGGACCCGACGTAGCATTACGGAGGTCAGTGGAACACCGAAGGCTGTCctcaagtcagagacagacaccgaGACTTTAACTGTATCACGAAGGCTCTTACACACAGgatcagacccagagagactggGCTGTCCTCCTGCTCCCGGCTCAGAGTATTTTCTTTATGGTAGCCCGAGGACGGTTCATACCCATCAGAACTCAGTTGCAACGTTAGAGACTGTCAATTATCCGTCTTGTTCTTACACTACAGAGATGGACCCTGGCAAAATGACCTTGGgtttagagacacagactgatctgtctagaggggacTGGAACCAGTACAGTAGTAGGCTATACTCTGAAGGGTGCCTAGATAAGAAAGAGGAGGTTATTGCCGTAGATGAGGTGACTGTGAAAGTGGAGGGCGATGTTCCTCGGATATGGAATGAGACTCACTTAGGAGAAGGACATTCACAAGGCAGAGATTTCTTAGATTACAGGGAAAGCTTAGAGACAAATCCAGATGTCACAACCCACTCCCCTTTACACACACTCAGGGATCACGAACCAGTGTCCACGTCTATGGGGCCTTCTGATCAGGTATTGAACTCAAAGGTACAAAAGGCCCAGGCTCAGGGAGGGGGACCAACATCAGGTGGTAGTAAAGTGAAACGcttcctctgcatgttctgtaacaaaggcttcagctgCCTACAGAAGGTTgagatccaccagagggtccacacaggggagaaacccttcagctgtacccagtgtcacatgcgATTCGCTGAGGCTGGCAACTTGAAGCGGCatcagagggtccacacaggggagaaaccctacagctgcCCCCAGTGTCACATGCGTTTCGCTCAGTCTGGAAACCTGAAGatgcacctgaaggtccacacgGGAGAGAGGCCATTCGCCTGTACACACTGCAGGAAGAGGTTCTCAGAAAGGAGctacctcaggatacaccagcagaaaaatCATCATTCCACTATAACATAG